The following are from one region of the Rhizobium sullae genome:
- the gyrA gene encoding DNA gyrase subunit A, giving the protein MTEQTPPGGGKLPPGIEPISIMEEMQRSYLDYAMSVIVSRALPDVRDGLKPVHRRILYGMSELGIDWNKKYVKCARVTGDVMGKYHPHGNAAIYDALARMAQGWSLRLPLIDGQGNFGSVDGDPPAAERYTECRLQRAAHSLLDDLDKETVDFRDNYDGTLSEPVVVPAKFPNLLVNGAGGIAVGMATNIPPHNLTEVINGCIALIDDPAIELSDLMQIIPGPDFPTGAKILGRAGIRSAYETGRGSVIMRGVAAIEPMRGDREQIIITEIPFQVNKATMIEKMAELVREKRIEGISDLRDESDRQGYRVVIELKRDANAEVILNQLYRYTPLQTSFGCNMVALTGGKPEQMNLLDMLRAFVSFREEVVSRRTKFLLRKARERAHVLVGLAIAVANIDEVIRVIRQAPDPQSAREELMTRRWPAEDVESLIRLIDDPRHRINEDMTYNLSEEQARAILELRLARLTALGRDEIGDELNKIGDEIKDYLDILSSRVRIQTIVKDELTSVRDEFGTPRRTEIIDSGLEMDDEDLIAREDMVVTVSHLGYIKRVPLTTYRAQRRGGKGRSGMTTRDEDFVSRLFVVNTHTPVLFFSSRGIVYKEKVWRLPIGTPTSRGKALINMLPLAPGERITTILPLPEDEESWESLDVMFSTTRGTVRRNKLSDFVQVNRNGKIAMKLEEEGDEILSVETCTEHDDVLLTTALGQCIRFQVDDVRVFAGRNSIGVRGINLGNGDRIISMTIVGHVDAEPWERAAYLKRSAAERRATGIDEEDIALVGEEVTEEGQLTDERYEELKAREQFVLTVSQKGFGKRSSSYDFRISGRGGKGIRATDTSKTSEIGELVAAFPVDEGDQIMLVSDGGQLIRVPVGGIRIASRATKGVTIFSTARDEKVVSVERISEPEDDGEDVGEIVNETPIESGEAPPATEE; this is encoded by the coding sequence GCTCCCGCCAGGCATCGAGCCCATCTCCATCATGGAGGAAATGCAGCGGTCGTATCTCGATTACGCGATGAGCGTCATCGTCAGCCGTGCGCTTCCGGACGTCCGCGACGGCCTCAAGCCTGTGCACCGGCGCATCCTCTATGGCATGTCCGAACTCGGCATCGACTGGAACAAGAAATACGTCAAATGCGCCCGCGTCACCGGTGACGTGATGGGTAAATATCACCCGCACGGCAATGCTGCGATCTACGATGCGCTCGCCCGCATGGCGCAGGGTTGGTCGCTCCGTCTGCCGCTAATCGACGGTCAGGGCAATTTCGGTTCCGTCGACGGCGACCCGCCGGCGGCCGAACGCTACACGGAATGCCGTCTGCAAAGGGCGGCGCATTCGCTGCTCGACGATCTCGACAAGGAAACGGTCGACTTCCGCGACAACTACGACGGCACGCTCTCCGAGCCCGTCGTGGTGCCCGCGAAATTCCCGAACCTGCTCGTCAATGGAGCAGGCGGCATTGCCGTCGGCATGGCCACCAATATTCCGCCGCACAATCTGACTGAAGTCATCAACGGCTGCATCGCGCTGATCGATGATCCGGCGATCGAACTGTCAGATCTGATGCAGATCATTCCCGGTCCGGATTTCCCGACAGGTGCGAAAATCCTTGGCCGTGCCGGCATCCGCTCGGCTTATGAGACCGGCCGCGGTTCCGTGATCATGCGCGGCGTTGCTGCGATCGAGCCGATGCGCGGCGACCGCGAGCAGATCATCATCACCGAGATCCCTTTCCAAGTGAATAAGGCGACGATGATCGAGAAGATGGCCGAACTGGTGCGCGAGAAGCGCATCGAAGGCATCTCCGATCTCCGTGACGAATCCGACCGCCAGGGCTATCGCGTCGTCATCGAGCTGAAGCGTGATGCCAATGCCGAAGTCATCCTGAACCAGCTTTATCGCTATACGCCGCTGCAGACCTCCTTTGGCTGCAACATGGTGGCGCTGACCGGCGGCAAGCCGGAACAGATGAACCTGCTCGATATGCTTCGCGCTTTCGTCTCCTTTCGCGAGGAGGTCGTTAGCCGGAGAACGAAATTCCTGCTTCGCAAGGCGCGCGAACGTGCTCATGTCTTGGTAGGTCTCGCGATTGCGGTCGCCAATATCGATGAAGTGATCCGCGTCATCCGCCAGGCGCCGGATCCACAGTCGGCGCGCGAAGAGCTGATGACGCGCCGCTGGCCGGCTGAAGACGTCGAGAGCCTGATCCGCCTCATTGATGACCCGCGCCATCGCATCAATGAGGATATGACCTATAACCTCTCGGAAGAGCAGGCCCGCGCCATCCTCGAGCTCCGTCTTGCCCGTCTAACAGCGCTCGGCCGCGATGAAATCGGCGATGAGCTCAACAAGATCGGCGACGAGATCAAGGATTATCTCGACATCCTGTCGTCCCGCGTCCGCATCCAGACGATCGTCAAGGATGAGTTGACATCGGTTCGCGACGAATTCGGCACCCCACGCCGCACTGAGATCATCGACAGCGGCCTTGAAATGGATGACGAGGACCTCATCGCCCGCGAAGACATGGTCGTTACCGTCTCGCATCTCGGCTACATCAAGCGCGTACCGCTGACGACCTATCGCGCTCAGCGCCGTGGCGGCAAAGGCCGCTCCGGCATGACGACGCGCGATGAAGATTTCGTTAGCCGGCTATTTGTGGTCAATACGCATACGCCGGTCCTGTTCTTCTCCTCCCGCGGCATCGTCTACAAGGAAAAGGTCTGGCGTTTGCCCATCGGCACCCCGACGTCGCGCGGCAAGGCGCTGATCAACATGCTGCCGCTGGCGCCCGGCGAACGCATCACCACGATCCTGCCCCTGCCGGAGGACGAGGAGAGCTGGGAAAGCCTCGACGTCATGTTCTCGACGACGCGCGGCACGGTTCGCCGCAACAAGCTGTCGGATTTCGTCCAGGTGAACCGCAACGGCAAGATCGCCATGAAGCTCGAGGAGGAGGGCGATGAAATCCTCTCCGTCGAGACCTGCACCGAACATGACGACGTCCTGCTGACGACGGCGCTCGGCCAATGCATCCGCTTCCAGGTCGATGATGTCCGTGTCTTTGCGGGCCGCAATTCGATCGGCGTTCGCGGCATTAACCTCGGCAACGGCGACCGCATCATCTCGATGACCATCGTCGGTCATGTCGATGCCGAACCGTGGGAGCGAGCCGCCTACCTCAAGCGTTCCGCTGCGGAACGCCGCGCCACGGGCATCGACGAGGAGGACATCGCCCTGGTCGGCGAAGAAGTCACCGAAGAGGGACAGCTGACGGACGAGCGCTACGAGGAACTGAAGGCACGCGAACAATTCGTGCTGACGGTGTCGCAGAAGGGCTTCGGCAAGCGGTCGTCTTCCTACGACTTCCGCATCTCCGGCCGCGGCGGCAAGGGCATCCGGGCCACCGATACCTCCAAGACGAGCGAGATCGGCGAACTTGTCGCCGCCTTCCCGGTCGACGAGGGCGACCAGATCATGCTGGTCTCGGATGGCGGTCAGCTGATCCGCGTCCCGGTCGGTGGCATCCGCATCGCCAGCCGCGCCACCAAGGGCGTCACGATCTTCTCGACCGCCAGGGACGAAAAGGTCGTCTCCGTCGAGCGCATCAGCGAGCCGGAAGATGACGGCGAGGATGTCGGCGAAATCGTCAACGAAACGCCGATCGAAAGCGGCGAGGCGCCACCTGCAACGGAAGAGTAA
- the coaD gene encoding pantetheine-phosphate adenylyltransferase — MTTAFYPGSFDPLTNGHLDVLVQALNIAERVIVAIGIHPGKAPLFSFEERAELIRNALAEAMPQKSGSISVVAFDNLVVDAARMHGAALLIRGLRDGTDLDYEMQMAGMNRQMAPDVQTVFLPAGTASRPITATLVRQIAAMGGDVSAFVPAAVLKALQSKRKS, encoded by the coding sequence ATGACGACTGCATTTTATCCGGGGTCCTTCGACCCGCTCACCAACGGACATCTGGACGTGCTCGTCCAGGCGCTGAACATCGCCGAAAGGGTGATCGTTGCAATCGGCATCCATCCGGGCAAGGCGCCGCTGTTTTCCTTCGAGGAGAGGGCGGAACTGATCCGCAACGCGCTTGCCGAGGCGATGCCGCAGAAAAGCGGCAGCATCTCCGTCGTTGCTTTCGACAATCTTGTCGTCGATGCAGCGCGTATGCATGGTGCGGCGCTGCTCATCCGCGGGCTTCGCGACGGCACCGACCTCGACTATGAAATGCAGATGGCGGGCATGAACCGGCAGATGGCACCGGATGTGCAGACCGTCTTTCTGCCGGCAGGCACGGCCTCGCGGCCCATTACTGCCACATTGGTCCGTCAAATCGCGGCCATGGGTGGCGACGTCAGCGCCTTTGTGCCGGCCGCCGTTTTGAAGGCCCTTCAATCCAAGCGCAAATCTTGA
- a CDS encoding peptidylprolyl isomerase produces the protein MKLFYIAFAGVLYLASFVGDAFAQADHTLTIQLKDGPVVIQLMPDVAPKHVAQIEALAKKGAYDNVAFHRVIDGFMAQTGDVQYGNMSKGYDPSLAGTGGSDLPNIPAEFSKTPFVRGTIGMARAQDPDSANSQFFIMFADGSFLNGQYTVVGKVVSGMENVDKIKRGEGQNGEVSEPDRMVKVTAGK, from the coding sequence ATGAAACTCTTCTATATTGCATTTGCCGGCGTGCTTTACCTGGCCTCCTTCGTTGGCGATGCGTTTGCCCAGGCCGATCATACGCTGACTATCCAGCTTAAGGATGGCCCCGTCGTAATCCAGCTGATGCCGGATGTGGCTCCCAAGCACGTTGCGCAGATCGAGGCGCTGGCGAAGAAGGGGGCCTATGACAATGTAGCCTTCCACCGCGTCATCGACGGCTTCATGGCGCAGACCGGCGACGTGCAGTACGGCAATATGTCGAAGGGCTATGATCCAAGCCTTGCCGGCACCGGTGGCTCCGATCTGCCGAACATTCCGGCCGAGTTCTCCAAGACGCCCTTCGTACGCGGGACGATCGGCATGGCGCGCGCCCAGGATCCGGATTCGGCAAACTCGCAGTTCTTCATCATGTTCGCGGACGGCTCCTTCCTCAACGGCCAGTACACCGTGGTCGGCAAGGTCGTCTCCGGGATGGAAAATGTTGACAAGATCAAGCGCGGCGAAGGCCAGAACGGCGAAGTGAGCGAGCCCGACCGCATGGTCAAGGTCACCGCCGGCAAGTAG